The genomic interval aaatacaatagcatagacactgcaaagttcgaacacctaagccttaaaataccccaaaaactatcttcattttattgacagatatgtacgtacatacttgcgcacgggtcattttggagaggaaataactgtagcttcctagtttttagtgatattggctttcgcttgtaggttatcatggtgaaactgtgtatttcttaggggtgtccgaactttgcagttttctgtacttcgcaatactgacagttactgtacctaggacaataccctgtagtactactatgtactagtattaccctatacagttttagcctagcttagcaaatcagtacctttttgtgtgatcctgaagcaaatgttctgcgaaatctgcgttgctaacagaagtcaaatcgtggacatgtttgtagagctctttctccatttgccagtttacgtaggaacgtagaagatagatcttcgtggcatctcttcgtcgctgttgttcctttgcactgctgtttttgtcaggtccatgcaacaatggctttcctccacttgaacctacgctcgttccaggataaggtcgttttctttcgcccgattctccttgccctgatcccttttccatgattgtcactatactctagtctaatcgaatgtatttgtacgaaaatcgtacagtattctttactcaaaaggcacacaaacaacaaactatcgcgtacgaaaatcctttgcggtaaacagcacaataatctgaaatgctgtgttataacattatgtgtgcatgggtacgggcttgttacgcatacgcttgcctgtgctattcactgatctaaatttgccaccgaggtcacgtgagttttcggggtcccattaaacctcgctgaaacctcgaaaatgccagcgccctctaaaaaaagtctacgagcgatatcgcctt from Apostichopus japonicus isolate 1M-3 chromosome 19, ASM3797524v1, whole genome shotgun sequence carries:
- the LOC139960430 gene encoding uncharacterized protein, with the translated sequence MEKGSGQGESGERKRPYPGTSVGSSGGKPLLHGPDKNSSAKEQQRRRDATKIYLLRSYVNWQMEKELYKHVHDLTSVSNADFAEHLLQDHTKRFQMHLFLKDAESQTEAFSAAVTTERSVDTQKGEDTPDPVTSTPLKKPSANVLSNVTSRIRYGAAWERNLRLYEYTFT